A region of Haliotis asinina isolate JCU_RB_2024 chromosome 9, JCU_Hal_asi_v2, whole genome shotgun sequence DNA encodes the following proteins:
- the LOC137295966 gene encoding solute carrier family 41 member 1-like — protein MSSYGAAAYSLRNRRKGDDKIMVPRVTSMTSQDVGVELQDFSESTSNQNQTPSRKSDRAEIHTKISQLPNGDAFARTSFSNQLEDSDNDDMTTSLTAPLLADDDDDDDGDEGDGAITARTTVVDDGSEEKCWSIAFQVALPYIIAGFGTVGAGLVLDVVQHWEVFRKVSEVFILVPSLLGLKGNLEMTLASRLSTQANLGNMEKRSEKFKMIGGNMALVQAQAIVVGFLASMAAMVMGWIPDGKFDVQHGLLLCASSIFTASVASLVLGAIMVVVVLVSSKLRINPDNVATPIAASLGDLTTLSLLAGVSTLLYEAIGKQHWLAPTIIVFFLLLIPVWVVICVKNRYVNDVIYSGWVPVISAMAISSIGGLILDFTVSTHDGIAVFQPVINGVGGNLVAVQASRISTYLHKNCVMGELPDSAPRGCPNPISTFFGSSTNSKAARVLLMLVVPGHLIFIYAISYMQAGHTSITLIFGVNYLTAAVLQVILLLYIANWMVHFIWRTGEDPDNIAIPYLTALGDLLGTGLLAIAFHILYLVGDGDADVGE, from the exons ATGTCATCCTACGGAGCAGCAGCGTATAGTCTTCGCAATCGGCGTAAGGGTGATGACAAGATAATGGTCCCACGTGTCACTTCAATGACTTCACAAGACGTTGGCGTGGAACTTCAGGATTTTTCAGAATCCACGTCAAATCAGAACCAAACACCCAGCAGAAAGTCTGACAGGGCAGAAATACATACAAAGATATCCCAACTGCCAAATGGGGATGCATTTGCTAGGACGTCTTTCAGCAACCAGTTGGAAGATTCCGACAATGATGATATGACAACCAGCCTCACAGCACCACTGCTtgctgatgacgacgatgatgatgatggtgatgaaggTGACGGTGCTATCACAGCAAGGACTACTGTCGTTGACGATGGGTCAGAGGAAAAGTGCTGGAGCATAGCTTTCCAGGTGGCGCTCCCATATATTATAGCAGGATTTGGGACAGTTGGTGCAGGACTGGTGCTTGACGTTGTACAG CATTGGGAGGTGTTCCGCAAGGTGTCGGAAGTATTCATCCTCGTACCGTCCCTACTGGGTCTGAAGGGTAACCTGGAGATGACTCTGGCGTCAAGACTCTCCACACAG GCCAACCTTGGCAACATGGAGAAGCGCTCCGAGAAGTTCAAAATGATTGGAGGGAATATGGCGCTTGTACAG GCTCAGGCGATAGTTGTTGGTTTCCTGGCCTCCATGGCTGCCATGGTGATGGGCTGGATCCCAGATGGGAAGTTTGATGTACAGCACGGCCTGCTCCTGTGTGCCAGCAGTATATTCACAGCATCAGTAGCCAGCTTGGTATTAG GTGCAATAATGGTGGTTGTAGTGTTGGTGTCCAGCAAGTTGCGTATCAACCCCGACAACGTGGCAACCCCAATAGCAGCAAGTCTGGGGGACCTGACTACTTTGTCCCTTTTGGCTGGAGTCAGTACTCTGCTGTACGAGGCAATAG gaaaGCAGCACTGGCTGGCTCCAACTATCATAGTGTTTTTCCTGTTACTAATACCTGTGTGGGTTGTGATATGTGTTAAAAATAGGTATGTGAATGACGTGATCTACTCCGGGTGGGTTCCAGTCATCAGTGCCATGGCAATTAGCAG CATTGGCGGATTGATTTTAGATTTTACAGTTTCAACACATGACGGAATAGCTGTCTTCCAGCCTGTCATCAATG GTGTGGGTGGTAACCTCGTAGCAGTACAAGCCAGTCGTATCTCTACATACCTACATAAAAACTGTGTTATGGGGGAGTTGCCGGACAGTGCACCTCGTGGCTGCCCCAACCCTATATCTACTTTCTTTGGCAGTA GTACCAACTCCAAGGCAGCCAGAGTGTTGCTGATGCTAGTAGTGCCTGGCCATCTCATCTTCATCTATGCCATCTCATATATGCAGGCTGGTCACACGTCTATCACCCTCATCTTTGGGGTCAACTACTTGACAGCTGCAGTCCTTCAG GTGATATTGCTGCTGTATATTGCCAACTGGATGGTCCACTTCATCTGGAGAACAGGGGAAGACCCAGACAATATTGCCATCCCATACCTCACAGCTCTAGGAGACCTCCTTGGAACTGGACTTCTTGCCATAGCTTTCCATATTCTGTATCTTGTTGGAGATGGGGATGCTGATGTTGGAGAATAG